One stretch of bacterium DNA includes these proteins:
- a CDS encoding trimethylamine methyltransferase family protein gives MPLTILSNEEIQTIHQATLKVLAEAGVHFWNSDNAIELFKAKGCKTDGYRVYFHPELLDECLSTLPDRNKLTLNGRSFRQGEVNFALIGNPYYIYEYEKGSYRDCEYSDLPDKIKMIEALDNFGIDVCYLIFRSKLDLKHHPDPVPGEPEKSYFTHYLCWCNPISPLQYQNDEVELIIKMSREKGPGCYVMLAPEVMMGATGPVTFAGALVQQNAEILAGVMLAQLAQPGVPCIYGSVGGAMDMRNGEFLMGTMEANMMGIASVQLADFYKLPSRISPGNTGAREPGIRAAVDLAMGLYVGAAAGGNFITTGLLDCTLMMSYEHLVIANELMTQVKRAVKPINMDADHLALDVIKEEITDTPNFMGNPHTREHMREALYVSDFTGRVEDCYEDWYLKANKKVKEILGRD, from the coding sequence ATGCCACTGACGATACTTAGCAACGAAGAAATTCAGACGATACATCAGGCAACCCTTAAGGTGCTAGCCGAAGCGGGAGTGCATTTTTGGAACTCGGATAATGCAATTGAGCTATTCAAAGCCAAAGGGTGCAAAACAGATGGGTATCGAGTGTATTTCCACCCCGAATTACTGGATGAATGCCTCTCCACCCTGCCTGATCGCAACAAGCTAACACTCAATGGAAGAAGCTTCCGACAGGGTGAAGTCAACTTCGCGCTAATCGGAAATCCATATTATATATACGAATACGAAAAAGGTTCATATCGGGACTGCGAGTATTCGGACCTCCCCGACAAAATCAAAATGATCGAAGCGCTCGATAATTTCGGGATCGACGTTTGTTATCTAATCTTCCGTTCAAAACTCGATTTGAAACACCATCCTGATCCTGTGCCCGGGGAACCTGAAAAATCTTACTTCACTCATTACCTCTGCTGGTGTAACCCCATTAGCCCACTCCAGTATCAAAACGACGAAGTCGAGCTTATTATCAAAATGTCCCGTGAGAAAGGGCCAGGATGCTATGTCATGCTTGCCCCCGAAGTGATGATGGGAGCTACCGGACCAGTCACCTTTGCCGGCGCACTAGTGCAACAAAACGCTGAAATTCTAGCCGGTGTGATGCTCGCTCAACTAGCCCAACCAGGAGTACCCTGTATCTACGGCTCCGTTGGCGGCGCAATGGATATGAGAAACGGCGAGTTCTTGATGGGAACGATGGAAGCCAATATGATGGGCATCGCCAGCGTCCAACTTGCAGATTTTTACAAACTTCCTTCACGCATCTCCCCCGGCAATACCGGCGCAAGAGAACCCGGAATTCGCGCAGCCGTTGATCTGGCCATGGGCCTCTATGTCGGAGCTGCCGCCGGAGGCAACTTCATCACCACGGGACTTCTCGATTGCACCCTAATGATGAGCTATGAGCACCTGGTCATCGCCAACGAGCTGATGACCCAAGTCAAACGCGCCGTCAAGCCAATCAACATGGACGCTGACCACCTAGCGCTGGATGTGATAAAAGAAGAAATCACCGACACTCCCAATTTTATGGGCAATCCACACACCCGCGAACATATGCGTGAAGCCCTCTATGTCTCCGACTTCACCGGCCGGGTAGAAGATTGCTACGAAGACTGGTACCTCAAGGCGAACAAGAAGGTTAAGGAGATACTGGGGAGAGACTAA
- a CDS encoding aminotransferase class I/II-fold pyridoxal phosphate-dependent enzyme, whose amino-acid sequence MESKTHGFGTIAIHAGEPSDMSGIPIYQVATYHGEYTREDNPTIAGLEQKIAALEGGEKAMAAASGMAAISHTLLALLQAGDRLICHYDVYISCFNLFKESMPRVGIEIVPIDMRDLNQLKEALLEETQVVYVETISNPTLDISDIKAIAEIAHEADAKVVVDNTFLTPYLLRPFELGADVVIHSATKFLSGHGDSVGGLVISDEETITAIKKVRSNYGGIISPFNAFLIMRGMKTLPLRIAQHCANALAVSEFLSQHPKVTSVRYGALKSDPDHDIAAHELPKGCGGMVGFILNGAAVGAKAFVSNLKICKNWVSLGDVQTLVIWHDEEPERRVPEGYLRLSVGLEDIEDIIEDLTQALDCVP is encoded by the coding sequence ATGGAGTCAAAGACACACGGTTTCGGCACGATAGCTATTCACGCGGGCGAACCGAGCGATATGTCGGGTATTCCCATCTATCAGGTAGCAACCTATCATGGCGAATATACCCGTGAAGATAATCCAACCATCGCAGGTTTAGAGCAAAAAATTGCAGCACTGGAAGGCGGCGAAAAGGCTATGGCCGCAGCATCGGGGATGGCGGCAATTAGCCACACACTTTTAGCTCTACTGCAAGCTGGAGACCGCCTTATTTGCCATTATGATGTCTATATCTCTTGCTTTAATCTATTCAAAGAGAGCATGCCCCGCGTTGGCATCGAGATTGTTCCAATCGATATGCGCGACCTCAACCAGCTTAAAGAAGCCCTCCTTGAAGAAACGCAGGTCGTCTATGTCGAAACGATTTCCAACCCTACTCTCGATATTTCCGACATTAAAGCCATAGCCGAAATCGCTCACGAGGCAGACGCGAAAGTAGTTGTGGACAATACGTTTCTAACTCCCTATCTGCTGCGCCCATTTGAACTTGGAGCCGATGTCGTCATCCACAGCGCCACAAAGTTCCTGAGCGGTCATGGTGATTCGGTCGGTGGGTTGGTCATTTCCGATGAGGAGACCATCACAGCGATTAAAAAGGTCCGAAGCAACTACGGAGGTATCATCAGCCCGTTCAATGCGTTCCTTATCATGCGCGGAATGAAAACTCTTCCCTTGCGAATTGCCCAACACTGCGCCAATGCACTGGCGGTATCCGAATTCCTTTCACAGCATCCCAAGGTCACTTCCGTACGATATGGAGCACTAAAATCCGACCCAGATCACGACATCGCTGCCCATGAGCTACCCAAAGGTTGCGGTGGCATGGTAGGATTTATACTGAATGGAGCGGCTGTCGGCGCTAAAGCGTTCGTCTCGAATTTAAAGATATGCAAGAACTGGGTCAGTCTTGGCGACGTCCAAACCCTGGTTATCTGGCACGACGAAGAACCCGAGCGCCGCGTCCCCGAAGGCTACCTTCGCCTTTCAGTAGGTCTCGAGGACATTGAGGATATAATAGAAGACCTCACTCAAGCCTTGGATTGTGTGCCGTAG